One Setaria italica strain Yugu1 chromosome I, Setaria_italica_v2.0, whole genome shotgun sequence DNA window includes the following coding sequences:
- the LOC101777622 gene encoding protein DCL, chloroplastic, translated as MHFPSPRAHAMAAPAVARPRILHCAHLASTSCVLVLLGRGRGRGHGRAVAAVRAREQGAAPADPAAILRRPDVATTTSAEEEERERESDAGSSLDGLVEDEEAPEEEGIQGRRKAPEREWVDWEDLILEDTVPLVGFVRMILHSGKYESGDRLSPEHEKAILERLLPYHPQYEKKIGCGIDYITVGLHPEFENSRCLFIVRKDGERVDFSFWKCVKGLIRQKYPMYADSFILRHFRRRQDY; from the exons ATGCACTTCCCCTCGCCGCGCGCGCACGCCATGGCCGCGCCGGCCGTGGCCCGCCCCCGTATCCTCCACTGCGCTCACCTCGCCTCGACCTCCTGCGTGCTGGTCCTCCTGGGccgggggcgcgggcgcgggcacggccgcgcggtggcggcggtgagggcTCGCGAGCaaggcgcggcgccggccgacCCGGCGGCCATCCTGCGGCGGCCAGATgtggcgacgacgacgtcggcggaggaggaggagagggagagggagagcgacGCGGGCTCTTCGTTGgatggcctggtggaggacgaggaggcgccCGAGGAGGAAGGAATTCAGGGCAGGAGGAAGGCGCCGGAGAGGGAGTGGGTCGACTGGGAGGACCTTATCCTCGAGGACACCGTGCCGCTCGTTGGATTCGTCCGGATGATCCTCCACTCCGGCAA GTATGAAAGCGGTGATCGATTGAGTCCTGAACATGAAAAAGCGATTCTGGAAAGGTTGCTTCCGTACCATCCACAATATGAGAAGAAAATTGGATGCGGTATTGACTACATCACG GTAGGATTGCATCCGGAATTCGAAAACTCAAGGTGTTTATTCATAGTTAGGAAGGATGGTGAGCGAGTTGATTTTTCGTTCTGGAAGTGCGTCAAAGGTCTCATCCGACAAAAGTACCCCATGTATGCCGACAGTTTCATTCTCAGGCATTTCCGCAGGAGACAAGATTACTGA